Proteins encoded by one window of Candidatus Nezhaarchaeota archaeon:
- a CDS encoding serine hydroxymethyltransferase — protein sequence MSSFEFLSKVLELTKAHDSWRSSCLNLIPSENVTSKYVRLVLMSDFGHRYAEGKPYKRYYCGTRYIDEVEVIAIELAKTLFKCRFASVKPISGTISNLAVFSALTRAGDTIVGLSIPCGGHISFAEIGAAGIIGLSVVDLPFDVNEMNVDVNRAVDVIAKVKPKLVVLGASLFLFPHPVRELSKEVAKFGGHVVYDGSHVLGLIAGGEFQDPLAEGALVLMGSTHKTFPGPQGGIVLSNNEEAMERIERALFPGLISNHHLHRVAALAVSLTEMIEYGAAYAKATVENSRELARSLYDRGFRVLCPHKGFTSSHQIVIDVTELGGGKRASKMLEEANIITNMNLLPWDDPKRVNNPSGLRLGVQEVTRLGMGKSEMNFIAEKIEDVLLRRRDPSEVRKEVVKFMQDYQEVKYCFDGSPAYKLIEKLKI from the coding sequence ATGAGTAGCTTTGAGTTTCTGTCTAAGGTGCTTGAGCTCACTAAGGCTCATGACTCGTGGAGGTCGTCATGCTTAAATCTCATCCCTAGCGAGAATGTTACCAGCAAGTATGTCAGGCTTGTCTTAATGTCGGATTTCGGCCATAGGTACGCTGAGGGAAAACCGTATAAGAGGTACTACTGTGGAACTCGCTACATAGATGAAGTTGAGGTCATAGCCATAGAGTTAGCTAAGACACTTTTCAAGTGTAGGTTTGCTTCCGTGAAGCCCATCTCAGGGACCATATCCAACTTAGCTGTGTTCTCAGCTTTAACGAGGGCTGGAGATACCATCGTGGGATTGAGCATACCTTGTGGAGGTCACATAAGCTTCGCAGAAATAGGGGCTGCTGGCATTATAGGGCTTTCAGTTGTCGACTTGCCATTTGATGTCAACGAGATGAACGTAGATGTTAATAGGGCAGTAGACGTTATAGCTAAGGTTAAGCCTAAGCTAGTAGTCCTAGGAGCAAGCCTCTTCCTATTCCCCCATCCAGTGAGGGAACTTAGCAAAGAGGTCGCGAAGTTTGGAGGTCATGTGGTTTACGATGGCTCCCATGTCTTGGGGCTAATAGCTGGAGGAGAGTTTCAAGACCCCTTAGCCGAAGGCGCGCTAGTACTCATGGGTAGCACACACAAGACGTTTCCAGGCCCTCAGGGAGGTATAGTGCTATCAAACAATGAGGAGGCCATGGAGAGGATAGAAAGAGCCCTCTTCCCGGGCTTAATTAGTAACCACCATCTGCATAGAGTAGCTGCTTTAGCCGTGTCACTAACGGAGATGATCGAGTATGGGGCTGCCTATGCTAAGGCAACGGTAGAAAACTCTAGAGAGTTAGCAAGGTCACTGTACGACAGAGGGTTCAGGGTTCTGTGTCCACATAAGGGCTTCACATCCTCGCATCAGATAGTGATTGACGTTACGGAGCTAGGTGGGGGTAAGCGAGCATCCAAGATGCTTGAAGAGGCAAACATAATAACCAACATGAACTTGCTCCCATGGGATGACCCTAAGAGAGTTAACAATCCAAGTGGTTTGAGGCTTGGTGTTCAAGAGGTTACTAGGCTAGGGATGGGAAAGAGCGAGATGAACTTCATAGCTGAGAAGATTGAAGATGTACTTTTGAGGAGGAGGGACCCGTCAGAGGTGAGGAAAGAGGTTGTAAAGTTCATGCAAGACTACCAGGAGGTTAAGTACTGCTTTGATGGCTCGCCAGCCTATAAACTCATCGAAAAGCTGAAGATTTAA